ACGTGGTCTCGGCCGAAGATTAGCCAATGTAACATACACCAGCCCTGCCTTTAGAGAAGCTTCTCAAGCAGCTTGACGGGCCCGTTCTATGAATGATCGTGCGGACCGGGATGCTCCCCCTTCTTCTCGGCACAGAGCTCGGCTGCCTCACAATGAATCTGATTCGGATGACGAGCCATTGTCTCAGAGACTTCGCCGTAGGGCTCCCGACCTTAGTCAGGATTCAGGCCCTTCCACTGTTCCTCCTCCGTCTTCTGCTACAACCACCACTTCCCCTTCACGATGAATCTGATTCGGATGACGAGCCATTGTCTCAGAGACTTCGCCGTAGGGCTCCCGACCTTAGTCAGGATTCAGGCCCTTCCACTGTTCCTCCTCCGTCTTCTGCTACAACCACCACTTCCCCTTCACCTCCTATGGCCACCCAGATTCCCGTCCCGGATCAAGCATATGCTCCCCCTGCTCCGCCCGAGGTACAAGTCGAGCCTTCATCAGCTCGACCCTCCACCTCGCAACAGCATTACATCACCGAGGCAAGTCCCTCGCTTCGCCCTTCACCAGCTACTTCCCCGCCAGAACCATCTCCTGTACCCCCTTCAGTTCCTTCTGGATCAGCTGCTGGACCCTCCGGGTCAGCTGCAGGGCCATCACAGCCTCCCCCACCTGTTCCTCATTTCTATCGTACCACCACCCCCTCTGAGGTTGGGCTACAGTCATGACAAGATGTTCCCACCAGCTTCTTGATAATGAAAGGTCGTTTGGCCACCTTGTGGGACGAAAGCATGCGTCAGATGGAACTCTTGCCGCCCCTGCCCAGATGGAGAGATTTTCTGAGCTGTATATCAAGGTAAGCTTCCCTGATTAATTACCACATCTACTATTCCCCCCATTCTTATCAGATGTTTTCTATATGTCCTAGGCCTGTGCAGAATCCATGATGGTAAACCAGTCCTTCCATGCTGTTCATCATCAAAATAAGATGCTACGGGACAAGGTTGCCGAACTGGAGCTACAACTGAATGATCCTACGTAGGCTAGCCATGCCCTGAAGGCCGAAATAAAGGATCTGACCAAGAAGAAGAACCATCTAGAAGTATCCTTGGCTCATGCTAACAACAGGTTTAAGGTTCTTCAAGAGGAAAAAAGCCAAATCGATGTTGTGTACCAGC
The genomic region above belongs to Zingiber officinale cultivar Zhangliang chromosome 11A, Zo_v1.1, whole genome shotgun sequence and contains:
- the LOC122031566 gene encoding vegetative cell wall protein gp1-like, with protein sequence MIVRTGMLPLLLGTELGCLTMNLIRMTSHCLRDFAVGLPTLVRIQALPLFLLRLLLQPPLPLHDESDSDDEPLSQRLRRRAPDLSQDSGPSTVPPPSSATTTTSPSPPMATQIPVPDQAYAPPAPPEVQVEPSSARPSTSQQHYITEASPSLRPSPATSPPEPSPVPPSVPSGSAAGPSGSAAGPSQPPPPVPHFYRTTTPSEVGLQS